A genome region from Acinetobacter lwoffii includes the following:
- a CDS encoding acetamidase/formamidase family protein yields the protein MLKPLALSLAVASSLSFISTSIWAEDFKILKQLENKPTLLKSGEYKGHYYVPSTLNTITWGYLPNKDAKPVLTVPSGSTVTFDTVSHEGLLEDQGRNAEKYFTSKGVKPEHVLDEAKLITNSKLKHDFHKDGPHIITGPVYVEGAMPGDILKVEILKVEPRVPYGVISNRHGKGTLPEFPKRQKHEHASPANPDAYGNVSIFTPIEKNADGVWEGVLKTESGKAIRFPLNPFMGTMGVAPNTSEPVHSVPPSFYGGNIDINELGAGATAYYPVQVPGALFYTGDSHFVQGDGEVALTALEGSARATLKFTLLKSGKDKIPGAEIKQPLAENAEFWITPGLDEDLDEAMRKSTREAIRFLVNEYGISEEIAYAYLSAATDFEVSQVVDRTKGIHAMIRKADFKEFKEDTK from the coding sequence ATGTTAAAACCTTTGGCTTTATCTCTGGCAGTGGCTTCAAGCTTAAGTTTTATTTCAACAAGCATATGGGCTGAAGACTTTAAAATACTGAAACAGCTGGAAAATAAACCGACATTACTCAAAAGTGGTGAATATAAAGGTCATTATTATGTGCCGAGTACCTTGAATACGATTACGTGGGGTTATCTGCCAAATAAAGATGCAAAACCTGTTTTGACTGTACCTTCAGGTAGCACAGTTACTTTCGATACAGTTTCGCATGAAGGGCTGCTGGAAGATCAAGGCCGCAATGCAGAGAAATATTTCACATCAAAAGGCGTCAAGCCTGAGCATGTATTGGATGAAGCCAAGCTGATCACGAATTCCAAATTGAAACATGATTTCCATAAAGATGGACCACACATTATTACCGGGCCTGTCTATGTAGAAGGGGCAATGCCGGGCGATATTCTAAAGGTGGAGATTTTAAAAGTTGAACCGCGTGTACCTTATGGCGTGATTTCAAACCGTCATGGCAAAGGCACCTTACCCGAATTCCCGAAACGTCAGAAACATGAGCATGCATCTCCAGCCAATCCTGATGCTTATGGCAACGTGTCCATTTTTACCCCAATTGAGAAAAATGCGGATGGTGTATGGGAAGGCGTTTTAAAAACTGAATCTGGTAAAGCGATTCGTTTCCCGCTGAATCCGTTTATGGGCACGATGGGCGTTGCACCAAATACCAGTGAGCCTGTGCACTCTGTACCACCATCATTTTATGGCGGGAATATCGACATCAATGAATTAGGAGCAGGGGCTACGGCCTATTATCCTGTACAGGTGCCAGGTGCTTTGTTCTATACAGGTGATAGTCACTTTGTACAAGGTGATGGTGAGGTGGCTTTAACTGCCTTGGAAGGTTCGGCACGTGCGACTTTAAAATTCACTTTACTTAAATCTGGCAAGGATAAAATTCCAGGTGCAGAGATTAAACAGCCGCTGGCTGAAAATGCTGAATTCTGGATTACGCCGGGTCTGGATGAAGACTTAGATGAAGCCATGCGTAAATCCACCCGTGAAGCGATTCGCTTCCTAGTCAATGAATATGGCATTTCTGAAGAAATTGCCTATGCCTACTTAAGTGCAGCGACTGATTTTGAAGTGTCTCAAGTGGTCGATCGAACCAAGGGTATTCATGCGATGATTCGTAAAGCGGACTTTAAGGAGTTTAAGGAAGACACAAAATAA
- a CDS encoding putative transporter small subunit: protein MTSQLLTLYVLFWPLVASLVLFTICLNVYKDTQQAKKNGEELI from the coding sequence ATGACAAGTCAATTATTGACTCTATATGTACTTTTTTGGCCTTTGGTGGCAAGCCTAGTCTTGTTCACGATTTGTCTGAATGTCTATAAAGACACACAACAGGCTAAAAAAAATGGCGAAGAGCTAATTTGA
- the ruvB gene encoding Holliday junction branch migration DNA helicase RuvB, with the protein MQDRLISGSEKPEDHFDRAIRPTSLDDYIGQPVVREQMEIFIGAARGREEALDHTLIFGPPGLGKTTLANIIAREMGGNLKSTSGPVLERAGDLAAMLTNLEEGDVLFIDEIHRLSPVIEEILYPAMEDYQLDIMIGEGPAARSIKLDLPPFTLVAATTRAGLLTSPLRDRFGIVQRLEFYSVEDLTHIVKRSANLMDVPMTGDGAKEIARRSRGTPRIANRLLRRVRDYAQVKGTGEINQDMAQRALDMLKVDKDGLDTLDRRYLSMLLERFDGGPAGVEALAAAMAEDSGTLEDVIEPYLIQQGYVMRTARGRIATNMAYLQFGMTPPEPKEK; encoded by the coding sequence ATGCAAGACCGTCTCATCAGTGGTTCTGAAAAACCCGAAGATCATTTCGATCGCGCCATCCGCCCAACTTCCCTCGATGACTACATCGGTCAACCGGTGGTTCGTGAGCAGATGGAAATTTTCATTGGTGCAGCCCGCGGCCGTGAAGAAGCCCTCGATCACACCTTGATTTTTGGTCCGCCAGGTCTGGGTAAAACAACGTTGGCCAATATTATTGCCCGAGAAATGGGTGGCAATCTTAAGTCAACTTCTGGTCCGGTTCTGGAACGTGCCGGCGACTTAGCCGCGATGCTAACGAATCTGGAAGAAGGCGATGTCCTTTTTATTGACGAAATTCACCGCCTTTCCCCCGTAATTGAAGAAATCCTGTATCCGGCGATGGAAGATTATCAGCTCGACATCATGATTGGTGAAGGCCCGGCTGCGCGCTCGATTAAACTGGATTTACCGCCATTTACGCTTGTTGCAGCAACCACACGTGCAGGTCTACTCACCTCTCCGCTGCGTGACCGTTTCGGAATCGTACAGCGTTTAGAGTTTTATTCGGTTGAAGATTTAACCCACATTGTCAAACGTTCAGCCAATTTGATGGATGTACCTATGACTGGAGATGGCGCAAAAGAAATTGCCCGTCGCTCACGAGGTACACCGCGTATTGCTAACCGTTTATTGCGTCGAGTTCGTGATTACGCTCAGGTCAAAGGTACCGGTGAGATCAATCAGGATATGGCCCAACGTGCTTTGGACATGCTCAAAGTCGATAAAGATGGTTTAGATACACTCGACCGCCGTTATTTATCAATGTTGCTTGAGCGTTTTGATGGTGGTCCTGCCGGTGTTGAAGCCTTGGCTGCTGCCATGGCGGAAGATTCAGGCACGCTTGAAGATGTCATTGAGCCTTACCTGATTCAGCAAGGTTATGTGATGCGAACCGCGCGTGGTCGTATTGCAACGAATATGGCGTATTTGCAGTTTGGGATGACGCCGCCCGAACCAAAAGAGAAGTGA
- a CDS encoding amidohydrolase, with protein MYKQISLCLPLLFCSQFSLADWIDDSVQAAEAHTIKLRQHIHQHPELGNMEFKTSELVQKELKSYGIEVRKGYAKTGVIGVLKGAKPGPVMALRADMDALPIKETAPVSFASKQKAIYQGKESYVMHACGHDAHTAMLLGAAKVLAANKDKIAGTVVFVFQPAEEGGADIDNFTHGDQIGSRKMIADGALNNPKPEVIFGMHVMAGMPSGNIFYKDGAILNSADHLRIQVNGSQVHGSMPWAGKDPIYASAQMVTNLQSLISRKADLTKGMGVVSIGSIQGGTTGNVIPDQVNMVGTIRSNSEDVRQGILKDLPKMLEHNAAANDVKVKVEIAPYAPVTTNDKTLTELMRPTLASVHDEDKLHVLDNNASASEDFAYYGQLMPSLFVFVGATPADQDPAKAAPNHNPNFIVDDATLKTGVESHVRFILDYPKVAEQVQANWKQKNKG; from the coding sequence ATGTATAAGCAGATATCCCTTTGTCTCCCTCTTCTTTTCTGCAGCCAATTCAGCCTGGCTGACTGGATTGATGATTCTGTACAAGCTGCTGAAGCACACACCATCAAATTACGCCAGCATATCCACCAGCATCCTGAACTGGGCAACATGGAATTCAAAACCTCGGAGCTGGTCCAGAAAGAATTAAAATCCTACGGCATTGAAGTACGTAAAGGCTATGCCAAAACCGGTGTAATCGGTGTATTGAAAGGTGCAAAACCCGGCCCTGTGATGGCCTTACGTGCAGATATGGATGCCTTGCCAATTAAGGAAACAGCACCGGTGTCTTTTGCCAGCAAACAAAAAGCCATTTATCAAGGCAAAGAATCTTATGTGATGCATGCCTGTGGACATGATGCACATACTGCGATGTTATTGGGTGCAGCCAAAGTTCTGGCCGCCAATAAAGATAAAATTGCGGGGACAGTGGTATTCGTATTCCAGCCGGCTGAAGAAGGCGGTGCAGATATCGATAACTTCACTCATGGCGATCAGATTGGCTCACGCAAAATGATTGCCGACGGTGCCTTGAACAATCCAAAACCTGAAGTGATTTTCGGGATGCATGTCATGGCAGGCATGCCAAGTGGCAATATCTTCTACAAAGATGGTGCGATTTTGAATAGTGCCGATCATTTACGTATTCAGGTGAATGGCAGTCAGGTACATGGCTCCATGCCTTGGGCAGGTAAAGACCCGATTTATGCCTCTGCCCAGATGGTGACCAATTTACAAAGCCTGATCAGCCGTAAAGCCGACCTGACCAAAGGAATGGGTGTGGTCAGTATTGGCAGTATTCAGGGCGGCACTACCGGTAACGTCATTCCAGATCAGGTCAATATGGTCGGGACTATTCGTTCCAATAGTGAAGATGTACGTCAGGGCATTTTAAAAGACTTGCCGAAAATGCTGGAACACAATGCCGCAGCCAATGACGTTAAGGTGAAAGTCGAAATTGCACCTTATGCACCAGTGACCACCAATGATAAAACCTTGACTGAATTGATGCGCCCGACATTAGCGAGCGTGCATGATGAAGATAAATTGCATGTTTTAGACAACAATGCCAGCGCCAGTGAAGATTTTGCTTATTATGGCCAGCTCATGCCATCGCTCTTCGTTTTTGTTGGTGCCACACCAGCAGATCAGGATCCGGCAAAAGCCGCACCGAATCACAACCCGAATTTCATTGTCGATGATGCGACCTTGAAAACCGGTGTCGAAAGCCATGTCCGTTTTATTCTGGACTATCCAAAAGTAGCTGAGCAGGTTCAGGCCAACTGGAAACAGAAAAATAAAGGCTAA
- the tolB gene encoding Tol-Pal system beta propeller repeat protein TolB, translating to MEKTRKHLLCLAIISALSPVLATQSYAQLHLEITKAPEAAPKIAVVPFSQDQSIYPIVENDLNRSGRFTSASKNLPATATLNNPNAEAWASAGVPYVVTGSSKATADGSFEIQYQLYDVEKKQYLLNELLTVPASRTRQAAHMISDAIYQALTGIPGDFSGRIAYVLRNPATPEQRYTLQIADTDGEQPKTILTSRDPILSPAWTPDAKKIAYVSFETKRPAIYVQDLATGQREKLASFRGLNGAPSFSPDGKSMLFTASMHGNPEIYQMNLETRQLQRMTNDSAIDTEARYSPDGKSFIFTSDRGGSPQIYRHDLESSSNKRLTFRGAFNARGTLSADGKKLALVHRPSGSNYRVAVQDMTSGVNNILTPTTLDESPSFSPNGQMVVYATREGARGLLSIMSLDGRFRMNLPSETGEVREPAWAPK from the coding sequence ATGGAAAAGACTCGCAAACATCTACTCTGCCTCGCAATCATTAGCGCTTTAAGCCCTGTATTGGCAACCCAGTCTTATGCCCAATTGCATCTGGAAATTACCAAAGCACCTGAGGCAGCACCTAAAATTGCCGTTGTACCTTTCAGTCAGGATCAGAGCATTTATCCTATTGTGGAAAATGACCTGAATCGTTCTGGCCGCTTTACCAGTGCTTCAAAAAACCTGCCTGCAACAGCAACATTGAATAATCCGAATGCAGAAGCTTGGGCATCAGCTGGTGTTCCCTATGTGGTCACCGGTTCATCCAAGGCCACAGCCGATGGTTCTTTTGAAATCCAGTATCAGCTCTATGATGTCGAAAAAAAACAATATCTATTAAATGAATTACTAACTGTTCCAGCCTCACGCACCCGTCAGGCAGCGCATATGATCAGTGATGCCATCTATCAGGCATTGACCGGCATTCCAGGTGACTTTAGCGGACGTATTGCCTATGTACTGCGTAATCCTGCTACCCCAGAACAACGCTATACCTTGCAGATTGCCGACACCGATGGCGAACAGCCAAAGACTATTTTGACCTCACGTGATCCAATTCTTTCTCCAGCATGGACACCAGACGCCAAAAAAATCGCTTATGTGTCCTTTGAAACTAAACGCCCGGCGATTTATGTACAGGATCTGGCGACCGGACAACGTGAAAAACTGGCCAGCTTCCGCGGTTTGAATGGCGCGCCGAGCTTCTCTCCAGATGGCAAGAGCATGCTGTTTACTGCTTCTATGCACGGTAATCCGGAAATCTACCAGATGAATCTGGAAACGCGTCAGCTACAACGTATGACCAATGACAGTGCCATTGATACTGAAGCACGTTATTCACCAGATGGAAAATCTTTTATTTTCACTTCTGACCGTGGGGGTTCTCCACAAATTTACCGCCATGATCTTGAATCAAGTAGCAATAAACGCCTGACCTTCCGTGGTGCATTCAACGCACGCGGCACGCTGAGCGCAGATGGTAAAAAACTTGCATTAGTTCATCGCCCAAGCGGCAGTAACTATCGAGTTGCGGTTCAGGACATGACCTCTGGTGTGAACAACATTTTGACACCAACAACGCTGGACGAATCGCCAAGCTTCTCGCCAAATGGCCAGATGGTGGTCTATGCCACCCGTGAAGGTGCACGCGGACTCTTGTCGATCATGTCGCTGGATGGCCGCTTCCGTATGAATTTGCCAAGTGAAACGGGCGAAGTCCGTGAACCGGCTTGGGCACCAAAATAA
- the tolQ gene encoding protein TolQ, which produces MATQLESSLQVSDLILQASPVVQLVMLSLLLASIYSWYLIARLYMSYKKAQADDEHFQKIFWSGAELNTLYNNAQLNSKRTGLEDIFYQGLGEFLKLKKRHAPTAQSIEGTERILRVGLSRDQGHLEQGLGALASIGSVAPYVGLFGTVWGIMNAFIGLADVDQVTLATVAPGIAEALIATAIGLFAAIPAVLAFNHFTAKGETVYSDRALFAEEMVALLQRQSVGVTQDKD; this is translated from the coding sequence ATGGCGACTCAGTTAGAATCATCTCTTCAAGTTTCAGATCTTATTTTACAAGCAAGCCCTGTCGTACAACTGGTGATGCTTTCTCTCCTGTTAGCCTCAATATATAGCTGGTATCTGATTGCCAGGCTCTATATGAGTTATAAAAAAGCCCAGGCCGATGATGAACATTTCCAGAAAATCTTCTGGTCTGGCGCTGAGTTGAACACCCTGTATAACAATGCACAACTCAATTCTAAACGTACCGGCCTTGAAGATATTTTCTATCAGGGTCTGGGTGAGTTCCTGAAACTGAAAAAACGCCATGCGCCAACTGCCCAGTCGATTGAAGGAACAGAGCGTATTCTGCGTGTCGGTTTAAGCCGTGACCAAGGTCATCTGGAACAAGGTCTGGGTGCATTAGCAAGTATTGGCTCGGTTGCGCCTTATGTCGGTCTGTTCGGTACAGTCTGGGGCATCATGAACGCCTTTATTGGCCTGGCAGATGTTGATCAGGTGACACTGGCGACGGTCGCACCCGGTATTGCAGAAGCACTAATTGCAACAGCGATCGGTCTGTTTGCAGCTATTCCAGCAGTATTGGCCTTTAACCACTTCACAGCCAAAGGTGAAACGGTCTACTCTGACCGTGCGCTGTTTGCCGAAGAAATGGTGGCGCTATTGCAACGTCAGTCTGTGGGCGTAACTCAGGACAAAGACTAA
- the ruvA gene encoding Holliday junction branch migration protein RuvA: protein MIGCLIGEVLALEAPTVLLNVNGVGYEIDTPLTTFCQLQKGQKITLWTHLAVREDAQLLYGFINTQEKTIFRTLLKVNGVGPKMALGILSTLSVEMLIHTVEHEDINTLVKVPGVGKKTAERLMIELRDRFKAMASGAAPSNSTAPQIQFMGNSAVAEAEAALQSLGYKPAEAQKLVNAAKGEFTEASDIIRAALKSMNR, encoded by the coding sequence ATGATTGGATGCCTAATTGGGGAAGTGCTGGCGCTGGAAGCACCGACTGTTTTATTAAATGTAAACGGCGTAGGTTATGAGATTGACACCCCTTTAACCACTTTCTGTCAGTTGCAAAAAGGCCAGAAAATTACCCTGTGGACCCATCTTGCTGTTCGTGAAGATGCCCAGTTACTTTATGGCTTTATCAATACGCAGGAAAAAACCATTTTCCGTACCTTATTAAAGGTGAACGGCGTAGGTCCGAAAATGGCGCTTGGTATTCTTTCAACTTTAAGTGTGGAAATGCTGATCCATACCGTTGAACATGAAGATATCAACACTCTGGTTAAAGTTCCGGGAGTGGGTAAAAAGACTGCAGAACGCCTGATGATTGAATTGCGTGACCGCTTTAAAGCCATGGCTTCAGGTGCTGCCCCAAGTAATTCAACTGCACCACAAATTCAGTTTATGGGCAATTCAGCCGTGGCTGAAGCGGAAGCTGCATTACAGTCCTTGGGCTATAAACCTGCTGAAGCACAAAAACTGGTGAATGCTGCCAAAGGTGAATTTACTGAAGCCAGTGATATCATTCGCGCGGCATTAAAGTCGATGAATAGATAA
- the tolA gene encoding cell envelope integrity protein TolA, with product MKDYKKPPFQKKAIALGFTLGIHAVALVGLLYLGMSNPPEPPKQIKTVLIKPEDLKPVTREETEFEETAHKNVAEEITQTAEPSIEPAPVVPTTAPATPPAPPAPKVDTQKAQQELKAAEAAQAKAAQQAAEAAKRAQAAEQAKQAAAKAKADAAQKSKAEAEAARQAELNAQRKADAAQKAKLEAQKKADLAAKQKADAATKAKAEADAKRKAEAAAKAKADAAAKANNDAAAKRKADADAKAKADAAAKAKNDAEAKRKADADAKAKADAAAKAKADADAKRKADADAKAKSDADAKRKADAEAKARADADAKASAAKQAAEEAAQKKAESKRIASTAKRDFENKIKRAWDTPVGSSGQRATARVTLNDNGGVVSVIVNSSDSDMKASVEAAVRAAAPYPMPSDPDARREARSFTSTFTAQ from the coding sequence ATGAAAGACTATAAAAAGCCACCATTTCAGAAAAAAGCCATCGCACTTGGATTCACCTTAGGCATCCATGCAGTGGCTTTGGTGGGCTTACTTTATCTGGGCATGAGTAATCCCCCTGAACCGCCAAAACAGATCAAAACCGTTCTGATCAAGCCAGAAGACCTTAAACCGGTGACTCGCGAAGAAACCGAATTTGAGGAAACTGCACATAAAAATGTCGCAGAAGAAATTACCCAGACTGCTGAACCCAGTATAGAACCTGCTCCAGTGGTTCCAACGACGGCGCCTGCCACACCTCCTGCTCCACCTGCACCTAAAGTCGATACACAAAAAGCCCAGCAGGAACTGAAAGCGGCAGAGGCAGCACAAGCCAAGGCTGCGCAGCAAGCAGCGGAAGCAGCAAAACGTGCCCAAGCCGCTGAACAGGCCAAACAAGCAGCAGCCAAAGCCAAAGCGGATGCAGCGCAAAAATCAAAGGCGGAAGCCGAAGCTGCACGTCAAGCTGAACTAAATGCACAGCGCAAAGCCGATGCTGCTCAAAAAGCCAAACTGGAAGCACAGAAAAAAGCTGACTTAGCTGCCAAGCAAAAAGCGGATGCTGCCACAAAAGCCAAAGCAGAGGCTGATGCCAAACGTAAGGCTGAAGCTGCTGCTAAAGCAAAGGCAGATGCGGCAGCAAAAGCCAATAATGATGCAGCGGCGAAACGTAAAGCAGACGCTGATGCGAAAGCTAAAGCAGACGCGGCAGCCAAGGCTAAAAATGATGCAGAGGCGAAACGCAAAGCGGACGCTGATGCGAAAGCTAAAGCCGATGCAGCGGCTAAAGCAAAAGCCGACGCTGATGCCAAACGCAAGGCAGATGCCGATGCTAAGGCCAAATCTGATGCAGATGCCAAGCGCAAAGCAGATGCCGAAGCAAAAGCCAGAGCTGATGCAGATGCCAAAGCTTCAGCCGCGAAACAGGCTGCTGAAGAAGCTGCACAGAAAAAAGCGGAATCAAAACGGATTGCATCCACTGCGAAGCGCGATTTTGAAAACAAAATCAAACGCGCCTGGGATACACCAGTCGGATCATCAGGCCAGCGTGCCACTGCACGTGTAACCCTGAATGATAATGGCGGTGTGGTCTCGGTCATTGTGAATTCAAGTGATTCAGACATGAAAGCCAGTGTAGAAGCTGCAGTCCGTGCTGCAGCACCTTATCCAATGCCATCCGATCCAGATGCACGCCGTGAAGCACGAAGCTTTACTTCAACCTTTACTGCGCAATAA
- the tolR gene encoding protein TolR yields MAIQGSGRFQRIKKPLKSDMNVVPYIDVMLVLLVIFMVTAPMITSGIKVDLPQANGLPIESKDAPTIVTLKEDGSYYLEYKNQATGPVTLEELTRTLVDAQTQAQNDNKVLNVVINGHNTRPYGDVMALMSSLQDAGLSQVGLLTKPLE; encoded by the coding sequence ATGGCGATTCAAGGTTCAGGACGCTTTCAGCGTATTAAAAAGCCACTGAAAAGTGACATGAATGTGGTGCCGTATATCGATGTCATGCTGGTACTGCTGGTGATCTTTATGGTCACTGCCCCGATGATTACAAGTGGCATCAAGGTTGACTTGCCTCAGGCCAACGGACTACCGATCGAATCCAAGGATGCTCCGACCATTGTCACACTGAAAGAAGATGGTTCATATTATCTAGAATATAAAAATCAGGCGACTGGCCCAGTCACATTGGAAGAATTGACGCGTACGCTTGTTGATGCCCAAACCCAGGCGCAAAATGACAACAAGGTGCTGAATGTCGTAATCAATGGCCACAATACTCGTCCTTATGGCGATGTCATGGCCTTGATGTCCAGCCTGCAGGATGCTGGCCTTTCTCAAGTCGGTTTACTGACCAAGCCATTAGAATAA
- the ybgC gene encoding tol-pal system-associated acyl-CoA thioesterase, with protein MANHFEFNIRVYIEDTDAGGIVYHANHIRYMERTRTEWLRAAGVSHYWHQTDYNFVVHKINVKYMRPILMDDLITVTARVISCKASSFVLQQNIYRGEIMLASGEVELACISAEMRPRRLPDEIRELIQKELEQD; from the coding sequence ATGGCGAATCACTTTGAATTCAATATCCGCGTTTATATTGAAGATACTGATGCGGGTGGCATTGTCTATCACGCCAATCATATTCGCTATATGGAACGTACCCGTACCGAATGGTTACGTGCCGCTGGAGTGAGCCATTACTGGCATCAGACAGACTACAATTTTGTGGTGCATAAAATTAATGTCAAATACATGCGTCCGATCCTGATGGATGATTTAATTACTGTTACGGCACGTGTCATTTCATGTAAAGCTTCATCATTTGTATTGCAACAAAATATTTATCGTGGTGAAATCATGCTTGCATCAGGTGAGGTTGAGTTGGCATGTATCAGTGCAGAGATGCGACCACGTCGACTCCCGGATGAAATCCGCGAACTAATTCAAAAAGAATTGGAACAAGACTAA
- a CDS encoding deoxyguanosinetriphosphate triphosphohydrolase — protein sequence MTQMRWLELLSTVRIGSKKQSTELARSPFHKDYDRIIFSQSFRQLNRKTQVHPLTQHDGIHTRLTHSLEVSCIGRSLGMLAAEKIKDNLPAWISPADVGAIIQAACLAHDIGNPPFGHAGEYAIREWFDDASHTDFLKDLSPEQEADVRQFEGNAQGLRLLTKIDYHPYDGGMRLTYATLGAYLKYPWLSEAIDPTGNTPASRRPKFGCYQSEKEILQEIAEQLGLIQLGEYHYCRHPLTYLLEAADDICYALIDLEDGISLNMLSYTEVEPVFLNLLGEYGTPEEINLPNTTWQQKIAALRGRVMKRLVDEVTTAFARHQQEILMGQLQGSLLGYCSADIEIGINRAKELARDKIFEHPQKAGLEIIAHQSLQTILDAFIPLTTPHKTLSFKEQRLMAILKRSGAQFSADHYDNIMQVLDIVSKFSDHQAYNLAQELHGNKAGLL from the coding sequence ATGACTCAAATGCGTTGGTTAGAACTGCTTTCGACAGTTCGGATTGGTAGTAAAAAGCAGAGCACTGAACTGGCACGAAGCCCGTTTCATAAAGATTATGATCGTATTATTTTTTCGCAAAGCTTCCGGCAGTTAAACCGCAAAACCCAGGTCCATCCACTGACCCAGCATGATGGCATTCATACCCGCTTAACCCATTCGCTGGAAGTTTCCTGTATTGGCCGTTCACTCGGTATGTTGGCTGCCGAGAAAATCAAAGATAATTTACCTGCCTGGATTTCTCCGGCTGATGTCGGTGCCATCATTCAGGCCGCCTGTCTGGCACATGATATCGGTAATCCACCTTTTGGGCATGCCGGTGAATACGCCATTCGGGAATGGTTTGACGATGCATCTCATACCGACTTTTTAAAAGATTTGAGTCCTGAACAGGAAGCCGATGTACGCCAGTTTGAAGGCAATGCCCAAGGCCTGCGCCTGCTGACCAAGATCGATTACCATCCTTATGATGGCGGCATGCGCCTGACCTATGCCACGCTCGGTGCCTATCTTAAATATCCGTGGCTCTCTGAGGCGATTGACCCGACTGGCAACACCCCTGCCAGCCGACGTCCTAAATTTGGTTGTTACCAGTCTGAAAAAGAGATTTTGCAGGAAATTGCTGAACAGCTAGGATTAATCCAGCTTGGTGAATATCATTATTGTCGTCATCCGCTGACCTATCTTCTAGAAGCTGCGGATGATATCTGCTATGCCCTGATTGATCTGGAAGATGGTATTAGCCTGAATATGCTCAGTTACACCGAAGTCGAGCCAGTTTTCCTGAACTTGCTGGGAGAATATGGCACACCTGAAGAAATCAATCTGCCTAATACCACCTGGCAACAAAAAATTGCCGCCTTACGTGGTCGGGTCATGAAACGTCTGGTAGATGAAGTCACCACAGCCTTTGCCCGACATCAGCAGGAAATTCTGATGGGCCAATTGCAAGGCTCATTGCTGGGTTATTGTAGTGCCGACATTGAGATTGGCATTAACCGGGCCAAAGAACTGGCGCGAGACAAGATCTTCGAACATCCGCAAAAAGCCGGTCTGGAAATTATCGCGCATCAAAGTCTGCAAACGATTCTGGATGCCTTTATTCCACTGACCACGCCGCACAAAACTTTAAGCTTTAAAGAGCAGCGTTTAATGGCTATTTTAAAACGCTCGGGTGCGCAGTTTAGCGCTGATCATTATGACAACATTATGCAGGTGCTAGATATTGTCTCCAAGTTCTCGGATCATCAGGCTTATAATCTGGCGCAGGAACTGCATGGCAATAAAGCCGGGTTACTCTAA